One window from the genome of Nocardioides panaciterrulae encodes:
- a CDS encoding App1 family protein: MSASHWARRLEQAWDGGRRRRAGSRPPVDLRIEPYVGHGSDQGVVARGRVLDDPRPPEAEQGEGVGAAVRRTVQRFLTDDLPGVPLRVTVAGTAVETVTDADGYFRVHLQPEPDQLTVPWTSGTVELTDEYRGITDPRSTSFEVLVPSHDATFGVISDVDDTILETGVQRVGRMIQQTLTGNALTRTPFPGAPELYGDLAAAGANPVFYVSSSPWNLHGFLVAFLRHHKFPMGPLLLRDLLGTSAGREQKSGRIQEVLDLHPRLRFVLIGDSGEKDPEIYAAIARANPGRILAIYIREVRLDPGDGRVEEVSGTWSEDVPFVVAADTDALRRHAVAVGLL; encoded by the coding sequence ATGAGTGCGAGTCACTGGGCCCGCCGGCTGGAGCAGGCGTGGGACGGCGGCCGGCGACGGCGAGCCGGCTCCCGACCGCCAGTCGACCTGCGGATCGAGCCGTACGTCGGCCACGGCAGTGACCAAGGGGTGGTGGCGCGCGGACGGGTCCTGGATGATCCGCGTCCTCCCGAGGCCGAGCAGGGCGAGGGCGTCGGCGCCGCGGTACGCCGTACCGTGCAACGGTTCCTGACCGACGACCTGCCGGGTGTGCCCCTTCGGGTCACCGTCGCGGGGACGGCTGTCGAGACCGTCACCGACGCCGACGGCTACTTCCGGGTGCACCTGCAGCCGGAGCCTGACCAGCTCACCGTCCCGTGGACCAGCGGGACCGTCGAGCTCACCGACGAGTACCGCGGCATCACCGATCCGAGGAGCACGTCGTTCGAGGTCCTGGTCCCGAGCCACGACGCGACGTTCGGGGTCATCTCGGACGTCGACGACACCATCCTCGAGACCGGCGTCCAGCGAGTCGGGCGGATGATCCAGCAGACGCTGACCGGCAACGCCCTCACCCGGACGCCCTTCCCGGGCGCGCCGGAGCTCTACGGCGACCTCGCGGCGGCCGGGGCCAACCCCGTCTTCTACGTCTCCTCCAGCCCCTGGAACCTGCACGGCTTCCTGGTGGCGTTCCTCCGACACCACAAGTTCCCGATGGGGCCGTTGCTGCTTCGCGACCTCCTCGGAACGTCCGCCGGTCGCGAGCAGAAGTCGGGCCGCATCCAGGAGGTCCTCGACCTTCATCCCCGGCTCCGGTTCGTGCTCATCGGCGACTCCGGAGAGAAGGATCCCGAGATCTACGCCGCCATCGCTCGGGCGAACCCGGGGCGGATTCTCGCGATCTACATCCGCGAGGTTCGTCTCGATCCGGGCGACGGTCGGGTGGAGGAGGTCTCGGGCACCTGGTCCGAGGACGTGCCCTTCGTGGTCGCGGCCGACACCGACGCCCTACGCCGGCACGCGGTCGCGGTCGGCCTGCTCTGA
- a CDS encoding acyl-ACP desaturase encodes MSSPKHLLEALEPVVAENLDRHLGLAQEWHPHDYIPWSEGRDFALLGGEDWAPEQSRLSETAKAAMVTNLLTEDNLPSYHREIATRFGRDGAWGTWVGRWTAEENRHGIAMRDYLVVTRGVDPVELERARMDYMTSGYDSGDKTPLEAVTYVSFQELATRVSHRNTGKVTNDPIADRMLARISKDENLHMVFYRNIVAAALEIAPDETMRAIADEVIGFEMPGATMAGFRRNSMMIAKAGIYDLRLHHDDVIMPILRHWNVFDRTGLGEVGEQAREDLAVFLEGLDTQASRFVERRAEHRARVAAQSDSDETPDIAS; translated from the coding sequence GTGAGTAGTCCGAAGCATCTGCTGGAGGCGTTGGAGCCGGTCGTCGCGGAGAATCTCGACCGCCACCTCGGGCTGGCCCAGGAGTGGCACCCCCATGACTACATCCCGTGGAGCGAGGGCCGCGACTTCGCGTTGCTCGGTGGCGAGGACTGGGCTCCGGAGCAGTCACGGCTCTCCGAGACCGCCAAGGCAGCGATGGTCACCAACCTGCTGACCGAGGACAACCTGCCCTCCTACCACCGCGAGATCGCCACCCGGTTCGGGCGCGACGGCGCCTGGGGCACCTGGGTCGGTCGCTGGACCGCCGAGGAGAACCGACACGGGATCGCCATGCGCGACTACCTGGTCGTGACTCGCGGGGTGGACCCGGTCGAGCTCGAGCGCGCCCGGATGGACTACATGACGTCCGGCTACGACTCCGGCGACAAGACTCCGCTGGAGGCGGTGACGTATGTGTCCTTCCAGGAGTTGGCCACTCGGGTCTCGCACCGCAACACCGGCAAGGTCACCAACGACCCCATCGCCGACCGGATGCTGGCCAGGATCTCCAAGGACGAGAACCTGCACATGGTCTTCTACCGCAACATCGTGGCGGCCGCGTTGGAGATCGCGCCCGACGAGACCATGCGAGCGATCGCTGATGAGGTCATCGGATTCGAGATGCCCGGCGCCACGATGGCCGGCTTCCGTCGCAACTCGATGATGATCGCGAAGGCTGGCATCTACGACCTGCGGCTGCACCACGACGACGTGATCATGCCGATCCTGCGCCATTGGAACGTCTTCGATCGCACCGGCCTCGGCGAGGTCGGCGAGCAGGCCCGCGAAGACCTCGCCGTCTTCCTGGAGGGCCTGGACACCCAGGCGTCCCGCTTCGTGGAGCGCCGTGCGGAGCACCGTGCCCGCGTCGCCGCCCAGTCTGACAGCGACGAGACGCCCGACATCGCCTCCTGA
- a CDS encoding universal stress protein, translating into MTNQDKPYTVVVGVSATSKSPGALAWARAQAEANGGRAIAVRVHQVALAAAGPSGSSSRPPQDTDSLRAQQHAQLARDVAEVLGDDHGVEIRVIHGSRRRGLLNEAREADLLVIGAPRRPSMSPLLAHRIVYAATCPVVVMPPSISGVPEPAISRSARSLGRAALRSAGTSGRPGYRPPSAPGD; encoded by the coding sequence ATGACCAACCAGGACAAGCCCTACACCGTCGTCGTGGGCGTGAGCGCGACGTCGAAGTCCCCCGGTGCACTGGCCTGGGCGCGCGCCCAGGCCGAGGCCAACGGCGGGCGGGCGATCGCGGTGCGCGTCCACCAGGTGGCCCTCGCCGCGGCCGGGCCCTCGGGCAGCTCGTCACGGCCACCCCAGGACACCGACAGCCTGCGCGCGCAGCAGCACGCCCAGCTGGCGCGAGACGTCGCCGAGGTGCTGGGTGATGACCACGGGGTGGAGATCCGGGTCATCCACGGCAGCAGGCGTCGTGGCCTGCTGAACGAGGCCCGCGAGGCGGACCTGTTGGTGATCGGCGCGCCGCGGAGACCGTCGATGTCACCGCTGCTGGCCCATCGGATCGTGTACGCCGCCACCTGTCCCGTCGTCGTGATGCCCCCGTCGATCTCCGGCGTCCCCGAGCCCGCGATCTCGCGGTCGGCCCGCTCGCTCGGACGAGCCGCACTGCGCTCGGCCGGGACCAGCGGCCGACCCGGATACCGGCCGCCGAGCGCTCCGGGCGACTGA
- a CDS encoding MFS transporter, which produces MSSSAAAQDRPIKSLIPARMHDMPWARFHWMVIFGLGTAWILDGLEVQIVAAGGFEKTLDMTAAQVGLAGTVYLLGEVAGALLFGRLTDHLGRKKMFTMTLLVYLVGAALAGLAPNMWVFLVFRFVSGMGIGGEYSAVNSAIDELIPGKHRGRVDLAINGTYWAGAALGAVASSILLDTSRFGQDVGWRIAFFIGPVLGLGIIYLRRHIPESPRWMVTHGRADEAEEIVDWIEGQVRDSGEELPDHDDSEARWIKAGSGLTPKQLLHVFFKLYPTRTVLGLTLMITQSFLYNAIFFTYALVLKNFYGLSSAQAALFFFPFAIGNLLGPLLLGPLFDTVGRRKMIGGCYAISGIVLAVSAFLFQADALNAITHTAFWCVAFFFASAGASAGYLTVSEIFPQEVRGQAISYFFSIAQVFGAMGPVLYGALIGDGTDRTPMFWGYLLATGVMLLGAVVAAIWGVDSEGKSLEEIAPPLTEFDEDGNQKTLLPV; this is translated from the coding sequence ATGTCCAGTTCGGCGGCAGCGCAGGACCGGCCGATCAAGAGCCTGATACCGGCCCGGATGCACGACATGCCGTGGGCGCGGTTCCACTGGATGGTCATCTTCGGACTGGGCACCGCCTGGATCCTGGACGGCCTGGAGGTGCAGATCGTCGCGGCCGGCGGCTTCGAGAAGACGCTGGACATGACCGCGGCCCAGGTCGGCCTGGCCGGCACCGTCTACCTCTTGGGCGAGGTGGCGGGAGCGTTGCTGTTCGGGCGGCTCACCGACCACCTCGGTCGCAAGAAGATGTTCACGATGACCCTGCTCGTGTACCTGGTGGGCGCGGCGCTGGCGGGCCTGGCACCCAACATGTGGGTGTTCCTGGTGTTCCGCTTCGTCTCCGGCATGGGCATCGGCGGTGAGTACTCGGCGGTCAACTCGGCGATCGACGAGCTGATCCCCGGCAAGCACCGCGGCCGGGTGGACCTGGCGATCAACGGGACCTACTGGGCGGGTGCCGCGCTCGGCGCCGTCGCCAGCTCGATCCTCCTGGACACGAGCCGCTTCGGGCAGGACGTCGGCTGGCGGATCGCGTTCTTCATCGGGCCGGTGCTCGGACTGGGGATCATCTACCTGCGTCGACACATCCCCGAGAGCCCCCGGTGGATGGTCACTCACGGTCGCGCCGACGAGGCCGAGGAGATCGTGGACTGGATCGAGGGCCAGGTCCGGGACTCCGGCGAGGAACTCCCCGACCATGACGACTCCGAGGCACGCTGGATCAAGGCCGGCTCCGGACTCACGCCCAAGCAGTTGCTCCATGTCTTCTTCAAGCTCTATCCGACCCGGACGGTGCTCGGCCTGACGCTGATGATCACGCAGAGCTTCCTCTACAACGCCATCTTCTTCACCTACGCCTTGGTGTTGAAGAACTTCTACGGTCTCAGTTCCGCACAAGCAGCGTTGTTCTTCTTCCCCTTCGCGATCGGCAACCTGCTCGGCCCGCTGCTGCTGGGTCCCTTGTTCGACACCGTCGGGCGTCGCAAGATGATCGGGGGGTGTTACGCGATCAGCGGGATCGTGCTGGCCGTCTCGGCGTTCCTGTTCCAGGCCGACGCCCTGAACGCGATCACCCACACGGCCTTCTGGTGCGTCGCGTTCTTCTTCGCCTCCGCCGGAGCCTCCGCCGGCTACCTCACCGTCTCGGAGATCTTCCCCCAGGAGGTCCGCGGCCAGGCGATCTCGTACTTCTTCTCCATCGCCCAGGTCTTCGGTGCCATGGGTCCGGTGCTCTACGGCGCGCTGATCGGGGACGGCACGGACCGCACCCCGATGTTCTGGGGCTACCTCCTGGCGACCGGCGTGATGCTGCTCGGAGCCGTGGTGGCGGCGATCTGGGGCGTCGACTCCGAGGGCAAGTCGCTGGAGGAGATCGCACCGCCCCTGACCGAGTTCGACGAGGATGGCAACCAGAAGACCCTCCTGCCGGTCTGA
- a CDS encoding TerC/Alx family metal homeostasis membrane protein, which yields MISAVPLSAWVATLAFLAVIVYVDLRVIARRDHEVTLSESVRWVTFYVALALAFGAVLALTAGGHTGAEFFSGYITEYSLSVDNLFVFVIIMARFAVPPLAQDKVLYIGIVLSMVMRAVFILAGAALIAAASWTFYLFGVLLIYTAVTLLREDDDEPDFQEYRLLKALRRVLPLTRDYHGDRLAVREDGRRSYTPLVIAIAAIGLANVVFALDSIPAIFGLTQDAFVIFTANAFALMGLRQLYFLVGGLLERLVYLNIGLSAILAFIGVKLIIEALHGSQIDHLGSVPLPEIGILTSLGFIVVVLAAAALASLAKNRIDERANA from the coding sequence GTGATCAGTGCCGTCCCGCTCTCCGCCTGGGTCGCGACCCTCGCGTTCCTCGCCGTCATCGTGTACGTCGACCTGCGGGTCATCGCCCGGCGCGACCACGAGGTCACGCTCAGCGAGTCGGTGCGCTGGGTGACGTTCTACGTCGCTCTCGCGCTCGCCTTCGGCGCCGTCCTGGCGTTGACCGCGGGAGGGCACACCGGTGCGGAGTTCTTCTCCGGCTACATCACCGAGTACAGCCTCTCGGTGGACAACCTCTTCGTGTTCGTGATCATCATGGCGAGGTTCGCGGTGCCGCCGTTGGCGCAGGACAAGGTGCTCTACATCGGCATCGTGCTGTCGATGGTGATGCGCGCGGTCTTCATCCTCGCCGGGGCGGCGCTGATCGCGGCCGCGTCGTGGACCTTCTACCTCTTCGGCGTGCTGCTGATCTACACCGCGGTGACGCTGCTGCGCGAGGACGACGACGAGCCCGACTTCCAGGAGTACCGCCTGCTGAAGGCGCTGCGCCGGGTGCTCCCGCTGACCCGCGACTACCACGGTGACCGGCTCGCGGTCCGGGAGGACGGTCGGCGCAGCTACACGCCGCTGGTGATCGCGATCGCCGCGATCGGGCTGGCCAACGTGGTCTTCGCGCTGGACTCGATCCCGGCGATCTTCGGCCTCACCCAGGACGCGTTCGTCATCTTCACCGCCAACGCCTTCGCGCTGATGGGCCTGCGCCAGCTCTACTTCCTCGTCGGCGGGCTGCTCGAGCGGCTGGTCTACCTCAACATCGGGCTGTCGGCGATCCTCGCCTTCATCGGCGTGAAGCTGATCATCGAGGCGCTGCACGGCTCGCAGATCGACCACCTCGGGTCGGTGCCGCTGCCGGAGATCGGCATCCTCACCTCGCTCGGCTTCATCGTCGTGGTGCTCGCCGCCGCGGCGCTCGCCAGCCTCGCGAAGAACCGGATCGACGAGCGCGCCAACGCCTGA